Proteins co-encoded in one Paracrocinitomix mangrovi genomic window:
- a CDS encoding MBL fold metallo-hydrolase: MSELKITFLGTGTSQGIPVIACDCPTCLSKDPKDNRLRTSIMLSFNDRNLVIDTGPDFRQQMLRHEVKMVDAILFTHEHKDHIAGMDDIRAFNFRAKRDMEIYATEAVQLALKREFYYVFMDKKYPGIPQVDLNLITDKPFTLFGEKIIPIDVLHYQLPVKAFRVRDFTYITDANYISEEELEKIKGSKIIVVNALRKEKHISHFNLDEALALIAKLKPEKAYLTHISHLMGLHEEVSRELPENVSIAYDGLEIVLS, translated from the coding sequence ATGTCCGAACTTAAAATTACTTTTCTAGGAACAGGAACTTCACAAGGAATTCCGGTTATAGCTTGTGATTGCCCTACATGTTTGTCAAAAGATCCTAAAGACAATAGATTACGTACTTCCATAATGCTTTCTTTTAATGATAGAAACCTGGTGATTGATACGGGACCTGATTTTAGACAGCAAATGCTGCGTCATGAAGTGAAAATGGTAGACGCTATTTTGTTTACGCATGAACACAAAGATCATATTGCCGGAATGGATGATATCAGAGCATTTAATTTCAGAGCCAAACGCGATATGGAAATATATGCCACAGAAGCCGTTCAATTGGCTTTAAAAAGAGAGTTTTATTACGTTTTCATGGATAAAAAATATCCGGGAATTCCGCAGGTTGATCTCAACTTAATTACAGATAAACCATTCACGCTTTTTGGAGAAAAAATTATTCCTATTGATGTGCTGCACTATCAACTTCCGGTGAAGGCGTTTAGGGTAAGGGATTTTACATATATCACAGATGCCAATTATATTTCTGAAGAGGAACTGGAGAAAATTAAGGGTAGTAAAATCATTGTGGTAAATGCCTTGAGAAAAGAAAAGCACATTTCACATTTTAATTTGGATGAAGCACTAGCGCTAATAGCCAAATTAAAACCGGAGAAAGCTTATTTGACACACATAAGTCACTTAATGGGATTACATGAGGAAGTAAGCAGAGAATTGCCAGAGAATGTATCTATTGCATATGATGGATTAGAAATTGTCCTCTCATGA
- a CDS encoding DUF2452 domain-containing protein yields MKKSDKNKEEEFVNPIDPDKVAENPGTLEYAHHVGSGLVKAEDVGKQKGRAIAAMEHQTDQQLSQIYEQMQLLAEQAKKINKRKEISEEIYQANFRFEPIINHVYHLYKDENDQRILSIIGPNQWGRTKVKKYEWMATIKLLADHTWEILDTAEDQDADNQK; encoded by the coding sequence ATGAAGAAATCTGATAAAAATAAAGAAGAGGAGTTTGTAAATCCAATTGATCCGGACAAGGTAGCAGAGAATCCGGGGACATTGGAATATGCGCATCATGTAGGAAGTGGTTTGGTTAAAGCAGAAGATGTTGGTAAGCAAAAAGGACGTGCCATTGCGGCCATGGAACACCAAACAGATCAGCAATTATCTCAAATTTATGAGCAAATGCAATTGCTGGCCGAACAAGCCAAAAAAATCAACAAACGAAAAGAAATTTCTGAAGAAATCTATCAGGCTAATTTCAGATTTGAGCCTATCATCAACCATGTTTATCATTTGTACAAAGATGAAAATGATCAACGCATTCTATCCATTATTGGTCCTAATCAATGGGGACGCACCAAAGTAAAAAAGTACGAATGGATGGCCACCATCAAACTATTGGCGGATCATACCTGGGAAATTTTAGATACTGCTGAAGATCAAGATGCTGACAATCAAAAGTAA
- a CDS encoding WG repeat-containing protein: MKNSLSLLLCLIGFAAFSQFEVYQTGKKTGLKYNSEIVYKPKKDSIVCLDDSVATVYQKKKVLYVNQSGDKVYKAKRVYATPFIGGNAFIKDKHDLYNIINSRGEEVEGHIFIKAPVKYGRMMLAESSRKTYLYSSQKELLQRVDTIIEHGKWIEVMYHKIEHYTYYTKKNIFKKEQHTGEKNVYFKRVYDPIAEKLEVINISTTASIHNYLVCYLTNDKITILEHEGKYRIDSVESIVPLSEELFVMKKNKLTSLINGQTGNSIFSGDFDSVAIMPNSFYAFKKDKDDPQLYIYSKDGKLIKDQFAYVDAISRDRHIFEKDSMQYIGNEFGKKLSGDYYSIGDESEGYRIVFHTASYQYINDFTYQTISRQYPLMTYEPNAGGGGRRRRKGIIRGLVEMTANIVRAVTFQRPKRYGSGGSVHTNGKKFLEKGRPFQDGLVKVCLSHLDDSNNYTEPIHVTNEFKLFYTYMDTTGNYINNEKYNDVQDFHNGYAWVKYKDYYYLLDKTGKRKSIGKFSYVKRDDNGYYKVSYAGKDGLVSPDFKIISKCTHFLIYFSEEHQHYYEDKYGEKLIIHQL; the protein is encoded by the coding sequence GTGAAGAATTCATTGTCGCTATTATTATGCCTTATTGGCTTTGCTGCTTTCTCTCAGTTTGAAGTTTATCAAACCGGCAAAAAAACCGGACTGAAATACAACAGTGAAATAGTTTACAAGCCTAAAAAAGATTCAATTGTTTGTTTGGATGACAGTGTGGCCACCGTTTACCAAAAGAAAAAGGTATTGTATGTCAACCAATCCGGAGACAAGGTGTACAAAGCAAAAAGAGTGTATGCCACTCCATTTATAGGTGGTAACGCCTTTATCAAAGACAAACATGACCTGTACAACATTATCAATTCACGTGGTGAAGAAGTTGAGGGACACATCTTTATTAAAGCGCCTGTAAAGTATGGTAGAATGATGCTTGCTGAATCTTCAAGAAAAACTTACCTGTACTCCAGCCAAAAAGAGTTGTTGCAAAGAGTTGACACAATTATTGAGCACGGAAAATGGATTGAGGTGATGTATCACAAAATTGAGCATTACACCTATTACACCAAGAAAAACATCTTTAAAAAGGAACAGCACACAGGTGAGAAAAACGTCTATTTCAAAAGGGTTTATGACCCAATTGCAGAAAAACTGGAAGTAATAAACATCTCTACTACTGCCAGTATTCACAACTATTTAGTTTGTTATCTCACCAATGATAAAATCACCATTTTAGAGCATGAAGGAAAATATCGCATTGACTCTGTTGAATCAATTGTGCCTTTATCTGAAGAGCTTTTTGTAATGAAGAAAAACAAACTCACCTCTTTGATCAACGGGCAAACAGGAAATAGCATTTTCTCAGGTGATTTTGATTCAGTTGCCATAATGCCTAACAGCTTTTACGCCTTTAAAAAGGACAAGGATGATCCACAACTTTACATCTACTCAAAAGACGGTAAACTCATCAAGGACCAATTTGCTTATGTAGATGCCATCAGTCGTGACAGACACATTTTTGAAAAAGACAGCATGCAATATATCGGCAATGAGTTTGGTAAAAAACTGAGTGGAGACTACTACTCTATTGGGGATGAAAGTGAAGGTTACAGAATTGTATTTCACACAGCATCTTACCAGTATATTAATGATTTTACTTATCAAACCATATCTCGCCAATATCCTTTAATGACTTATGAACCCAATGCAGGAGGCGGTGGAAGAAGAAGACGCAAAGGCATCATCAGAGGTCTGGTAGAAATGACCGCCAATATTGTTCGTGCTGTTACTTTTCAACGTCCTAAGCGATACGGATCTGGCGGCAGTGTACACACCAATGGTAAAAAGTTTTTAGAAAAAGGTCGTCCTTTTCAAGACGGATTGGTAAAAGTGTGCTTGTCTCATTTGGATGACAGTAATAATTATACTGAACCTATCCACGTCACTAACGAATTCAAGTTGTTTTACACTTATATGGATACCACGGGCAATTACATCAACAATGAAAAGTACAATGATGTGCAAGACTTTCACAACGGATATGCCTGGGTAAAGTACAAGGATTATTACTACTTGCTGGACAAAACTGGTAAACGCAAAAGCATTGGTAAATTCTCTTATGTAAAACGAGATGATAACGGCTATTACAAAGTTTCATATGCCGGTAAGGATGGTTTAGTATCTCCTGATTTTAAAATCATCTCAAAATGCACTCACTTTCTAATCTATTTTAGTGAAGAGCATCAGCATTATTATGAAGATAAGTATGGTGAAAAATTAATCATTCATCAATTATAG
- a CDS encoding NUDIX hydrolase — MKSHKSIYEKIKESLNDLPGEFAHSEMFPKRRVSSEEIKSVTNYRTSAVLALFYEDNGTKLILTQRQHYKGNHGGQVSFPGGKMEDADESTIHTALRETHEEIGADPTQIEILGKLTDVYIPVSRFLVHPYIGIYKGIPNFTPEEREVQEIFAFDPELLLDVTIRQKRDIKTAQGLVIKDIPCFIINDKIVWGATALMLNEIKMMLERG, encoded by the coding sequence ATGAAGTCACACAAGTCAATTTACGAAAAAATAAAGGAATCTTTGAATGATTTACCGGGTGAATTTGCTCATTCTGAGATGTTTCCTAAAAGAAGAGTGTCATCTGAAGAAATTAAATCCGTTACAAATTATAGGACTTCTGCTGTATTAGCTTTGTTTTATGAAGACAATGGCACCAAATTAATTTTAACCCAAAGACAGCATTATAAAGGAAATCACGGAGGACAGGTTTCTTTTCCCGGCGGTAAAATGGAAGATGCAGATGAATCCACCATTCACACAGCCTTAAGAGAAACACATGAAGAAATTGGTGCAGATCCCACTCAGATAGAGATTTTAGGTAAACTGACAGATGTCTATATTCCGGTAAGTAGATTTTTAGTTCATCCATACATTGGCATCTATAAAGGAATTCCAAATTTCACTCCTGAAGAAAGAGAGGTTCAAGAAATTTTTGCTTTTGATCCTGAATTATTGTTGGATGTAACGATTCGACAAAAAAGAGATATAAAAACAGCTCAAGGGTTAGTTATCAAAGACATTCCGTGCTTTATTATCAACGATAAAATTGTATGGGGAGCCACCGCTTTGATGTTGAATGAAATTAAAATGATGCTAGAAAGAGGATGA
- a CDS encoding DUF493 family protein yields the protein MSDRYDKLRELFEDQSFPLVYPFKFIIKKDQDKMIHIKRIFDETAEISIRESKNGNYSSITIKQMMLSTDDIINRYKLMEEIEGIISL from the coding sequence ATGAGTGATAGATACGATAAGTTAAGAGAGTTGTTTGAGGATCAAAGTTTCCCTCTTGTTTATCCTTTCAAATTCATCATCAAAAAGGATCAGGATAAAATGATTCATATCAAACGAATTTTTGATGAAACAGCTGAAATATCTATCAGGGAATCAAAAAACGGTAATTACTCTTCAATAACCATTAAACAAATGATGTTGAGTACAGATGACATCATTAATCGCTACAAATTAATGGAAGAAATAGAAGGCATAATCTCATTGTAG
- a CDS encoding E3 ubiquitin ligase family protein: MGYLIGAAVIAIVGLILWIVKGKKEGQSAAMELADTSKVSEVNELFESISGSMGSGSFTHFCEIKGVAYTDNPLKSQLAEAEVVYYKSVVEHKYERLENKKDSNGNITKQWVKHTDIVSENEQWAQGWGVKDETGFIKIDPGKAKLHTESLMSKFEQGEPQQSGLSVKIGGFSLGIGGGNNGHKTIGYNYREEGIKLNTELYVLGDANDRDGALKVSKPQDNKQPFIVSTKSEDELVSGLGSSIKGLKIGAFVCWGLGAALVVAGLLNILGIF; encoded by the coding sequence ATGGGATATTTAATTGGAGCCGCAGTAATAGCTATTGTTGGTCTAATATTATGGATTGTAAAAGGAAAAAAAGAAGGTCAATCTGCAGCAATGGAATTGGCTGACACCTCTAAAGTATCTGAAGTAAATGAACTTTTTGAAAGCATTTCAGGATCAATGGGAAGCGGAAGCTTTACTCATTTTTGTGAGATCAAAGGAGTTGCGTATACAGATAATCCTTTAAAATCACAACTGGCAGAAGCTGAAGTTGTTTACTACAAAAGTGTAGTGGAGCACAAATATGAGCGTCTTGAAAACAAAAAAGATTCAAACGGAAACATCACAAAACAGTGGGTAAAACATACTGATATTGTTTCAGAAAATGAGCAATGGGCACAAGGTTGGGGTGTAAAAGACGAAACAGGATTCATCAAAATTGATCCGGGAAAAGCAAAGTTGCACACTGAATCATTGATGTCAAAATTTGAACAAGGTGAACCACAACAAAGCGGATTAAGTGTTAAAATTGGTGGATTCTCATTGGGAATTGGCGGAGGAAACAATGGACACAAAACTATTGGATACAACTACCGCGAAGAAGGAATTAAATTAAACACTGAGCTTTATGTATTGGGAGATGCCAATGATAGAGACGGAGCCTTAAAAGTATCTAAGCCACAAGACAATAAGCAACCATTTATCGTATCTACTAAATCAGAAGATGAATTGGTTTCAGGATTAGGATCATCAATTAAAGGATTGAAGATTGGAGCCTTTGTTTGTTGGGGATTAGGAGCTGCATTGGTAGTTGCAGGTTTGTTGAACATACTTGGTATTTTTTAA
- a CDS encoding DUF5723 family protein, which yields MKKILTLAFIATSIFSFSQNEYIAWPATGKGVASTFVSDYHCLGINPANLGWRPYDQKSVTMGTSEFGISFYSESLAKQDLRDNLWGIVVNKSLDSLTREDKIAAAKGFASDFAFNWDYNMFGIAYQNEKFGGIAFSLRSRATWASSFSSTFSETLFRGKFSSQFDSLSYFNGVDTTMVANYENMSPDSAQNVLSGSASIPLNISDFVGDSYLRLSVNREFHLGYGRKLFGKDSTFALYAGVGAKYIQGIAMMQLQGDSASGTYTMISSFSPGFDIDYGTAAIGNPSALVGQAQNIWRSPVGYGFGFDFGVRASILGKLHLAASVTNIGSMKYTGNVYEGKDTLVVNYSASGLEDMNISNSIPELLEESGLFELKGIEETTIKLPGQVRFGASLELGKIAHVGVDLVAPFDKTLPGSVNGFAWGMGGDVIIPAGKSQIFIMAGLTGGGGYDLQLPVGINFVLGEGAYEVGVASRDAVTFFAKNTPTISAAFGFARVRF from the coding sequence ATGAAAAAAATACTTACACTGGCTTTTATTGCTACTTCAATTTTCTCTTTTTCACAAAACGAATACATAGCCTGGCCTGCAACAGGTAAAGGTGTGGCTTCAACATTTGTGTCAGATTATCACTGTTTGGGAATCAATCCTGCCAATTTAGGTTGGAGACCCTATGACCAAAAGAGTGTCACAATGGGAACTTCTGAGTTTGGAATTTCATTCTACTCTGAATCATTAGCGAAACAAGACCTGAGAGACAATCTTTGGGGAATTGTTGTCAACAAATCATTAGACTCGTTGACTAGAGAAGATAAGATTGCTGCAGCAAAAGGTTTTGCCTCAGATTTTGCTTTTAACTGGGATTACAACATGTTTGGAATTGCCTACCAAAACGAAAAGTTTGGTGGAATTGCTTTTTCATTGAGATCAAGAGCTACTTGGGCATCTAGTTTTTCATCAACTTTCTCTGAAACATTGTTCCGTGGAAAATTCTCTTCACAGTTTGATTCATTGTCATACTTTAACGGAGTAGATACAACAATGGTTGCAAACTACGAGAATATGAGTCCTGATTCAGCTCAAAATGTATTGTCAGGTTCAGCTAGTATTCCTTTAAATATCTCAGATTTTGTTGGTGACAGTTACTTGAGATTGAGTGTTAATAGGGAATTTCATTTAGGATACGGTAGAAAATTGTTTGGTAAAGATTCAACTTTTGCTTTGTATGCCGGAGTAGGAGCTAAGTACATCCAGGGTATTGCTATGATGCAGTTACAAGGTGACTCAGCCAGCGGAACTTATACCATGATATCTTCATTCAGTCCGGGATTTGACATTGATTACGGTACAGCTGCCATTGGAAATCCATCTGCATTGGTAGGTCAGGCGCAAAACATTTGGAGAAGTCCTGTTGGATACGGTTTTGGATTTGACTTTGGTGTAAGAGCAAGTATTTTAGGTAAACTTCATTTAGCAGCTTCTGTTACCAATATAGGATCAATGAAATACACGGGTAACGTATATGAAGGAAAAGATACTTTGGTTGTTAATTACTCTGCTTCAGGTTTAGAAGACATGAACATCTCTAATTCAATTCCTGAGTTGTTAGAAGAGTCGGGGCTATTTGAGTTAAAAGGAATAGAGGAAACAACAATTAAGTTACCGGGACAAGTTCGTTTTGGTGCAAGTTTGGAGTTAGGAAAAATTGCTCATGTTGGAGTTGATCTAGTGGCGCCTTTTGATAAAACATTGCCAGGTTCAGTAAATGGTTTTGCATGGGGAATGGGAGGTGATGTGATCATCCCTGCAGGTAAAAGTCAAATTTTTATCATGGCCGGATTAACCGGAGGCGGTGGATACGATCTTCAATTACCGGTAGGAATCAACTTTGTGTTGGGAGAAGGTGCTTATGAAGTTGGGGTTGCATCAAGAGATGCAGTTACTTTCTTTGCTAAGAATACACCAACAATTTCAGCTGCATTTGGATTTGCTAGAGTAAGATTCTAG
- a CDS encoding DUF1801 domain-containing protein, with translation MRIEAVNMDDYISQLPEERQEPMKKLVAAIEANLPEGFEAAMSYGMPGWVIPHSLYPAGYHCKPEEPLPFLSIASQKNFIAVYHMGVYASPELMKWFTSEYPKYNSKKLDMGKSCIRFKKVEEIPFELIGELASKMTAQEWIDLYEANYKR, from the coding sequence ATGAGAATTGAAGCAGTGAATATGGATGACTATATCAGTCAACTGCCTGAAGAAAGACAAGAACCAATGAAAAAATTGGTAGCCGCTATTGAAGCTAACTTACCAGAAGGTTTTGAAGCAGCTATGAGTTACGGAATGCCTGGTTGGGTGATTCCTCATTCACTTTATCCTGCAGGATATCACTGCAAACCAGAAGAACCGCTTCCCTTTTTAAGTATTGCATCTCAAAAAAACTTTATTGCAGTTTACCACATGGGTGTGTACGCTAGCCCAGAACTGATGAAGTGGTTTACCTCCGAATATCCAAAATACAATTCCAAAAAACTGGACATGGGTAAAAGCTGTATTCGTTTCAAAAAAGTGGAAGAAATTCCGTTTGAGCTAATTGGCGAATTAGCTTCAAAAATGACGGCCCAGGAGTGGATTGATCTTTACGAAGCCAACTATAAACGCTAG
- a CDS encoding redoxin domain-containing protein, which produces MSKKLILVLVAMIASLGVSAQNLKFEVKGLKDTTIFLANYMGSKLYYADTTESKNGIITFDGSKQPTGLYAVITPGMKYFEFILDNNEKEVHMTTTNSNNFIAEMEVKKSENNKIFYDYIFFMTKYKQEGQKISEEYEKADEKRKEEIKEEMKKMGDVIREEQTRIWNENKDKFVGKMVWLSSDMKLPEAPKDENGVIQDSNYVYNYYIAHYWDGIDFKDPSLVRSPVYHNKLDKYFSDKGLVQVPDSIIKYARIMIDQMDWKDEDNKVFQYTVHHITSKYEKSKIMGMDKVFVYMGQNFYCDPNNYAYWMTEENTDKLCERVDKLGGTIIGNPAPMVILTDSTEKKWINSHKIDAKYTVLYFWDPDCGHCKKTTPKLQTLYEKKFKDRDVEIYAIGKATGEDFEKWKKFIRDNNLTFINVGLTQSIYNIAMENPAELLKYTTIQSLNYTDTWDIYSTPRIFVMDENKILRFKGLAIWQLEEIIDNLTGHKDDPKIFTEENSGTPDHDDDTH; this is translated from the coding sequence ATGAGTAAAAAATTGATTCTTGTACTAGTAGCAATGATCGCAAGTTTGGGAGTAAGTGCCCAAAATTTAAAATTTGAAGTTAAAGGTCTTAAGGACACAACTATTTTCCTTGCCAATTACATGGGGTCTAAGCTGTATTATGCTGACACCACTGAATCAAAAAATGGAATTATCACTTTTGACGGGAGCAAACAACCTACAGGATTGTACGCAGTTATCACTCCCGGAATGAAATACTTTGAATTTATTCTTGATAATAATGAGAAGGAAGTTCATATGACAACTACCAACAGCAACAATTTTATTGCTGAGATGGAAGTAAAGAAGTCAGAAAACAATAAAATATTCTATGATTACATCTTCTTTATGACCAAGTACAAACAAGAAGGTCAAAAAATTTCTGAGGAGTATGAAAAGGCTGATGAAAAAAGAAAAGAAGAAATTAAAGAGGAGATGAAAAAAATGGGGGATGTTATCAGAGAAGAACAAACCCGTATTTGGAATGAGAATAAAGACAAGTTTGTAGGTAAAATGGTTTGGTTGTCATCAGACATGAAGTTGCCTGAAGCTCCAAAAGATGAAAACGGAGTTATTCAAGATTCGAACTATGTTTACAATTATTATATCGCTCATTATTGGGATGGAATAGATTTTAAAGATCCTTCATTGGTAAGATCTCCTGTTTACCACAATAAACTAGACAAATATTTTTCAGATAAAGGTTTGGTTCAAGTTCCTGATTCTATAATTAAATACGCTAGAATCATGATTGATCAGATGGATTGGAAAGATGAAGACAACAAAGTATTCCAATACACAGTTCATCATATTACTTCAAAATACGAGAAGTCAAAAATCATGGGAATGGATAAGGTGTTTGTATACATGGGGCAAAACTTTTACTGTGATCCAAATAACTATGCTTATTGGATGACGGAAGAAAATACAGATAAACTGTGTGAGCGTGTTGATAAATTGGGAGGAACTATTATTGGAAATCCGGCACCAATGGTAATATTGACTGATAGTACTGAGAAAAAATGGATCAATTCACACAAAATTGATGCTAAGTACACCGTACTATATTTCTGGGATCCGGATTGTGGACACTGTAAAAAAACTACTCCTAAATTGCAGACTTTATACGAGAAGAAATTTAAAGACCGTGACGTAGAAATTTATGCTATCGGTAAAGCTACAGGTGAAGACTTTGAAAAATGGAAAAAGTTTATCAGAGACAACAACCTAACGTTTATCAATGTTGGCTTAACGCAGAGTATCTATAACATAGCTATGGAAAATCCTGCTGAGTTGTTAAAATACACTACTATTCAAAGTTTGAACTACACTGATACATGGGACATATACTCTACTCCACGTATTTTTGTAATGGACGAAAACAAGATTTTACGCTTTAAAGGATTGGCAATTTGGCAACTTGAAGAGATTATTGATAACCTCACTGGACACAAGGATGACCCTAAAATTTTCACTGAAGAAAATTCAGGAACTCCTGACCATGATGATGATACGCATTAA
- a CDS encoding glycoside hydrolase family 25 protein, translated as MKKWIRRIIGVVSVGFAVLLIWFLYLKGPSFKNVYNSFGDDIPEEYPVMGIDISHYQGEVNWDQLGDMRIDDDSIQFVFIKATEGLSVRDDRKRINAFGARSQEIDYGFYHFFIPTLSASDQADFFCESIGGYNFDLKPVLDIETETTYSKKRLLDSVNVFLNRVEEQLEVRPIIYTYSNFYDNYFSNHSQELFWVAKYSRRCDAMENKNVICWQFSETGTVDGINEKVDLNIAKDNFFEVFSRY; from the coding sequence ATGAAAAAGTGGATCAGGCGAATAATAGGCGTTGTTTCTGTGGGATTTGCTGTATTGCTTATATGGTTCCTTTATCTTAAAGGACCTTCGTTTAAAAACGTTTATAACAGTTTTGGAGACGATATTCCAGAAGAGTATCCGGTTATGGGAATTGATATTTCACATTATCAGGGAGAAGTCAATTGGGATCAATTAGGAGACATGCGCATTGATGATGATTCAATTCAATTTGTTTTCATCAAAGCTACCGAAGGGCTCAGTGTAAGAGATGATAGAAAAAGGATAAATGCATTTGGAGCCAGGTCACAAGAAATAGATTATGGATTTTACCATTTTTTTATTCCAACATTATCTGCCAGTGATCAGGCTGATTTTTTTTGCGAATCTATTGGAGGATACAATTTTGATTTGAAACCGGTTTTGGATATTGAAACTGAAACCACATATAGTAAAAAGAGGTTGTTGGATTCGGTGAATGTTTTTTTAAATAGGGTAGAAGAGCAGTTAGAGGTTAGACCAATCATCTATACCTATTCCAATTTTTACGACAACTATTTTAGCAATCACAGTCAAGAGTTGTTTTGGGTGGCAAAATACAGTAGAAGATGTGATGCCATGGAAAATAAGAATGTGATTTGTTGGCAATTTTCAGAGACAGGAACTGTAGATGGGATCAATGAAAAGGTTGATTTGAATATTGCTAAAGACAACTTCTTTGAAGTATTCAGCAGGTATTAA
- a CDS encoding enoyl-ACP reductase FabI produces the protein MSNGILSGKKGIIFGALNEQSIAWKVAERAHEEGATFVLSNAPIAMRMGEINQLAEKTGSEIIPADATSMEDLKNLFEKSMEILGGKVDFVLHSIGMSVNVRKGKHYTDQNHEWTMKGLDVSGMSFHKVLQTAYQMDAINDWGSVLALSYIAAQRVFPDYNDMADNKSYLESVARSFGYHYGQKAKVRVNTISQSPTVTTAGSGVKGFNEFINFSEKMSPLGNASALDCANYCIAMFSDFTKYVTMQNLFHDGGFSNTGVTQEVIEKFAE, from the coding sequence ATGTCAAACGGAATATTATCCGGAAAGAAAGGAATTATTTTTGGAGCGCTTAACGAGCAATCTATTGCATGGAAAGTAGCTGAAAGAGCACATGAAGAAGGTGCAACATTTGTATTGTCAAATGCACCAATCGCCATGAGAATGGGAGAAATTAATCAACTGGCTGAAAAAACCGGTTCAGAAATTATCCCTGCAGATGCTACAAGCATGGAAGACCTAAAAAACTTGTTTGAGAAATCAATGGAGATTTTAGGAGGTAAAGTAGACTTTGTGCTTCACTCAATTGGAATGTCTGTGAATGTTAGAAAAGGAAAACACTACACAGATCAAAACCACGAGTGGACAATGAAAGGTTTAGACGTTTCAGGGATGTCTTTTCACAAAGTATTGCAAACTGCTTATCAAATGGATGCTATCAATGATTGGGGATCTGTTTTAGCACTTTCATACATTGCTGCTCAAAGAGTATTCCCGGATTATAACGATATGGCAGACAACAAGTCGTACTTGGAGTCAGTAGCCAGAAGTTTTGGATATCATTACGGACAAAAAGCAAAAGTTAGAGTAAACACAATTTCTCAGTCTCCAACAGTAACTACTGCTGGTAGTGGAGTAAAAGGATTCAATGAATTCATCAACTTCTCAGAGAAAATGTCGCCACTTGGTAACGCTTCTGCTTTAGACTGTGCAAACTACTGCATAGCAATGTTCTCAGATTTTACAAAATATGTAACAATGCAAAACCTTTTCCATGATGGAGGTTTTTCAAATACAGGGGTTACACAAGAAGTAATTGAAAAATTTGCTGAATAA